TTTCTTTACATTAGTAAAATGAATCTTTATGATTATAAACATGAATAATATTCATGCATGGAAATGAGGATAAAATCATGACGCTTATTCAAATGGAGATTTTTTTGAAAGTAATACAAACAGGGAGCTTTACTAGAGCTGGAGAAGAACTGGGGTTGTCTCAATCAGCAGTGAGTCATGCAATAACCAGTCTGGAATCTGAATTAGGTTTTATGTTAATCAAACGAAACCGATCAGGGGTAAGCATTACTGCAAATGGAGAACGGATGTTAGGTTATATAAGTAAAATCATGCACATAAAGGAACAAATGGAACAAGATGCAGCGAGTATCACAGGGGGACACACAGGTACGATCAGAGTAGGTACTTTTTCTAGTGTCTCCATTAAATGGCTGCCTCAAATCTTGAAACAATTTCAACAGAACTACCCTTCTATCCAAGTAGAATTATTAGAAGGGGGTTATGAGGAAGTGGAACACTGGATCAATGTGGGTTTAGTCGATTTGGGTTTTATATCAGTTACACCAAAAAATGTTCATGAGGTATTGATACTAAAAAAAGACCGATTCGTTTTACTTCTCCCTCAAGGACATGCGCTTTGTCGAGATGGCTCTATTACGATGGAGAAGATAGCAGCAGAACCTTTTATCATGCCCAAAAAAGGGTGCGATGCCTATATAAGAAAGCTTTTTAAAGAGAGAAAATTAAAACCTAGTATCCGATTTGAAATAGGTGATGACCATGCAATAGTCGCATTAGTTCAAGCTGGGTTAG
The window above is part of the Metabacillus dongyingensis genome. Proteins encoded here:
- a CDS encoding LysR family transcriptional regulator — its product is MTLIQMEIFLKVIQTGSFTRAGEELGLSQSAVSHAITSLESELGFMLIKRNRSGVSITANGERMLGYISKIMHIKEQMEQDAASITGGHTGTIRVGTFSSVSIKWLPQILKQFQQNYPSIQVELLEGGYEEVEHWINVGLVDLGFISVTPKNVHEVLILKKDRFVLLLPQGHALCRDGSITMEKIAAEPFIMPKKGCDAYIRKLFKERKLKPSIRFEIGDDHAIVALVQAGLGVSVLPEMTLPNSMDKVVSVYIGDEIYRTIGIASTSFTTLSPAAKKFLEVTEAWIIEERSFIR